The following proteins are encoded in a genomic region of Zea mays cultivar B73 chromosome 9, Zm-B73-REFERENCE-NAM-5.0, whole genome shotgun sequence:
- the LOC100278439 gene encoding protein CONSERVED IN THE GREEN LINEAGE AND DIATOMS 27, chloroplastic isoform X1 yields MLLRLKIVVGVHSVVLPVPVPGGYGHGACYAAVEPCWRRSRRPALAAAGGLVARRPRQSATVVMALKEEPEGSSRRGFAGGGPSWDPGLEIQVPFEQRPVNEYSALKDSALYSWAELSPGSFFLRLGGLCLVTFTVLAAPIAAASFNPGKDPLKFVLAAGIGTLLLVSLAVLRIYLGWSYVGDRLLSAVVPYEETGWYDGQMWVKPPEVLARDRLLGSYKVKPVVNLLKQTLVGTGALLVGAVSLFAFAAPVEDFLHALSQPPSSATASSKPSLRCAAVTYSRVPTVHGEHMLQAKLFAWKEELLRLPVEVMQDDDLAAAAAEAADGRPVYCRDRYYRALAGGQYCRWDDLLN; encoded by the exons ATGCTGCTCCGGCTGAAGATCGTCGTCGGCGTCCACTCGGTGGTGCTCCCGGTTCCTGTTCCAGGCGGCTATGGCCATGGCGCCTGCTACGCGGCAGTAGAGCCCTGCTGGCGCCGCAGCCGGAGGCCAGCGCTAGCGGCGGCGGGTGGCCTCGTCGCGAGGCGGCCGAGGCAGAGCGCCACGGTGGTGATGGCGCTGAAGGAGGAGCCGGAGGGCAGCAGCCGCCGCGGCTTCGCCGGCGGCGGTCCGAGCTGGGACCCCGGGCTGGAGATCCAAGTCCCCTTCGAGCAAAGACCG GTGAACGAGTACTCTGCTCTCAAGGATAGCGCCCTCTACTCGTGGGCGGAGCTGAGCCCAGGGTCCTTCTTCCTCCGCCTCGGCGGCCTGTGCCTCGTGACCTTCACTGTGCTCGCGGCTCCAATTGCCGCCGCAAGCTTCAATCCAGGAAAG GATCCACTCAAGTTCGTGCTAGCAGCTGGGATCGGGACGCTGCTTCTGGTGTCACTGGCGGTTCTCAGGATATACCTG GGGTGGAGCTACGTTGGTGATCGCCTGCTGTCAGCGGTGGTACCGTACGAAGAAACCGGATGGTACGACGGCCAGATGTGGGTGAAGCCACCAGAG GTGTTGGCCCGTGACAGGCTCCTGGGATCTTACAAG GTGAAGCCGGTGGTCAACCTGCTGAAGCAGACGCTGGTGGGCACCGGCGCGCTGCTCGTGGGCGCCGTGTCGCTCTTCGCGTTCGCCGCGCCGGTCGAGGACTTCCTCCACGCCCTGAGCCagcctccctcctccgccaccgccTCGTCCAAGCCGAGCTTGAGGTGCGCGGCCGTCACGTACTCACGTGTGCCCACGGTCCACGGCGAACATATGCTGCAAGCAAAGCTCTTTGCATG GAAGGAGGAGCTGCTGCGGCTACCAGTCGAGGTGATGCAGGACGACGACCTCGCTGCGGCCGCGGCCGAGGCCGCCGACGGCCGGCCCGTCTACTGCAGGGACCGCTACTACCGGGCCCTCGCCGGCGGTCAGTACTGCAGGTGGGACGACCTGCTCAACTGA
- the LOC100278439 gene encoding Protein CONSERVED IN THE GREEN LINEAGE AND DIATOMS 27, chloroplastic (The RefSeq protein has 1 substitution compared to this genomic sequence), translated as MLLRLKIVVGVHSVVLPVPVPGGYGHGACYAAVEPCWRRSRRPALAAAGGLVARRPRQSATVVMALKEEPEGSSRRGFAGGGPSWDPGLEIQVPFEQRPVNEYSALKYSALYSWAELSPGSFFLRLGGLCLVTFTVLAAPIAAASFNPGKDPLKFVLAAGIGTLLLVSLAVLRIYLGWSYVGDRLLSAVVPYEETGWYDGQMWVKPPEVLARDRLLGSYKVKPVVNLLKQTLVGTGALLVGAVSLFAFAAPVEDFLHALSQPPSSATASSKPSLRKEELLRLPVEVMQDDDLAAAAAEAADGRPVYCRDRYYRALAGGQYCRWDDLLN; from the exons ATGCTGCTCCGGCTGAAGATCGTCGTCGGCGTCCACTCGGTGGTGCTCCCGGTTCCTGTTCCAGGCGGCTATGGCCATGGCGCCTGCTACGCGGCAGTAGAGCCCTGCTGGCGCCGCAGCCGGAGGCCAGCGCTAGCGGCGGCGGGTGGCCTCGTCGCGAGGCGGCCGAGGCAGAGCGCCACGGTGGTGATGGCGCTGAAGGAGGAGCCGGAGGGCAGCAGCCGCCGCGGCTTCGCCGGCGGCGGTCCGAGCTGGGACCCCGGGCTGGAGATCCAAGTCCCCTTCGAGCAAAGACCG GTGAACGAGTACTCTGCTCTCAAGGATAGCGCCCTCTACTCGTGGGCGGAGCTGAGCCCAGGGTCCTTCTTCCTCCGCCTCGGCGGCCTGTGCCTCGTGACCTTCACTGTGCTCGCGGCTCCAATTGCCGCCGCAAGCTTCAATCCAGGAAAG GATCCACTCAAGTTCGTGCTAGCAGCTGGGATCGGGACGCTGCTTCTGGTGTCACTGGCGGTTCTCAGGATATACCTG GGGTGGAGCTACGTTGGTGATCGCCTGCTGTCAGCGGTGGTACCGTACGAAGAAACCGGATGGTACGACGGCCAGATGTGGGTGAAGCCACCAGAG GTGTTGGCCCGTGACAGGCTCCTGGGATCTTACAAG GTGAAGCCGGTGGTCAACCTGCTGAAGCAGACGCTGGTGGGCACCGGCGCGCTGCTCGTGGGCGCCGTGTCGCTCTTCGCGTTCGCCGCGCCGGTCGAGGACTTCCTCCACGCCCTGAGCCagcctccctcctccgccaccgccTCGTCCAAGCCGAGCTTGAG GAAGGAGGAGCTGCTGCGGCTACCAGTCGAGGTGATGCAGGACGACGACCTCGCTGCGGCCGCGGCCGAGGCCGCCGACGGCCGGCCCGTCTACTGCAGGGACCGCTACTACCGGGCCCTCGCCGGCGGTCAGTACTGCAGGTGGGACGACCTGCTCAACTGA
- the LOC100280525 gene encoding Transcription repressor OFP8, with protein MRLLMSRRRGAGGGLCIRKKARGFMCGCGGTKAISISDGSDKSPTATPQTAASTTPLTGMSVTTTTTTTTKPTRGGGGGGYRPAAAPSTTEAPSLFSSSSLYADTTDDGPSSMESTPSLSALLRQLGELERSVRFLHSAGAGAEEEADAGKLQGSGGRRQRRAVGEGGSGRVEESVAVVKESANPLGDFRRSMLQMIVEKEIVDGAGLRELLHRFLSLNSPQHHHLILRAFAEIWEEVFAGHERTPDDDFLVSHHHHRNKKHHLATRGGVVLESSGLLS; from the coding sequence ATGAGATTGTTGATGTCGCGCCGGCGCGGCGCCGGCGGCGGGCTGTGCATCAGGAAGAAGGCCCGCGGATTCATGTGCGGGTGCGGCGGCACCAAGGCCATCTCCATCTCCGACGGCTCCGACAAGTCACCAACGGCCACGCCGCAGACCGCCGCGTCCACCACTCCCCTTACCGGCATGTCggtcaccaccaccaccaccaccacgacCAAGCCgacgagaggaggaggaggaggagggtacAGGCCGGCGGCGGCACCGTCAACCACGGAGGCTCCCTCcctgttctcgtcctcgtcctTGTACGCGGACACCACCGACGACGGCCCCAGCAGCATGGAGAGCACGCCCAGCCTGTCGGCGCTCCTGCGCCAGCTCGGCGAGCTGGAGCGCAGCGTCCGCTTCCTGCACTCCGCGGGGGCCGGAGCGGAGGAGGAGGCCGACGCCGGCAAGCTGCAGGGCAGCGGCGGGCGGCGGCAGCGTCGGGCCGTGGGCGAGGGCGGGTCCGGGCGGGTGGAGGAGAGCGTGGCGGTGGTGAAGGAGTCGGCGAACCCGCTGGGCGACTTCCGGCGGTCCATGCTGCAGATGATCGTGGAGAAGGAGATCGTGGACGGCGCGGGGCTCCGGGAGCTGCTGCACCGGTTCCTGTCCCTGAACTCGCCGCAGCACCACCACCTCATCCTCCGCGCCTTCGCCGAGATCTGGGAGGAGGTCTTCGCCGGGCACGAGCGCACGCCGGACGACGACTTCCTCgtctcccaccaccaccaccgcaacaAGAAGCATCACCTGGCAACGCGTGGTGGTGTGGTGCTTGAGTCGTCGGGTCTGCTTTCTTGA